In Chryseobacterium sp. C-71, the genomic window GAAAATTTTGAAAACGATCTACCTTCTCAATGGGCAACATTTGGAGGCAGCACTGCAAAAATATCAGCAGATGCAAAAGAAAAACAAGAAGGAAAAACTTCGGTTTTATTTGATGCAAAAGAAAATTCAGGATTTAAAGCATTAATGTACACACTTCCCGAAAATTATGCAGGAAAAAAAATTACACTCTCCGGTTATATCAAAACAGAAAATATTTCTGACGGTTTTGCTGGTCTTTGGCTAAGAATAGATCCTGAGATTGCTTTTGACAACATGGAAAAAGTAAATTTAAAAGGAACAAATGACTGGAAAAAATATGAAGTAACGGTTGATATGTCTCCGGAAAATACCAAGAAGATAGTTTTTGGCGCTTTACTTTCTGGTATAGGAAAAATGTGGGTTGACAATCTAAAAATCACGATTGACGGAAAAGATATTAGAGATGCTAAAATTTTCGAGAAAAAATTAACCAAAATTGATCTTGACAAAGAATTTGATCTTGGCTCGAAAATCTCAAATATAAATCTTGATAACGAAAATGTAGATTATCTTACAAAACTAGGGCTCATTTGGGGTTATCTTAAATACTATCATCCAAGTGTCGCAGAAGGAAATCACAATTGGGATTATGAGCTTTTCAGAATATACGAAAAGACAAAAAGCGTTTCATCTAATCAAAGGGACGAAATTATCCTTCAATGGATCAAAAATTTAGGCAAATACCAAATTGCAAAAAATTCTGAACCGAAAAATGTGAAATTTAAACCCGATTTAGACTGGATTACTAATTCGGGGTTTTCAAAAGAACTTTCTGAAGAACTTTTAAAATTAAAAGAAGCGAAAAGACCACAAGCAAACTATTATGTAGATTTTTTCAGGCAAGTAGGGAATCCTGATTTTAAAAATGAAAATCCTTATCAAAAGATGAATTATCCTGATGAAGGTTTCCGCCTGCTTTCACTTTATAGATATTGGAATATGATTCAGTATTATTTTCCGTACAAAAATCTCATTGAAGAAGATTGGAAAAATGTTTTAAAGGAATTTGTTCCCAAATTTATCAATGCAAAAGACGAAACAGAATACACTCTTGCCTCATTAGAAATTATTGCGAGAATTCATGATACTCATGCCGGAGTTTGGGGAAATAATAAAGTGCTTACAAAATATTTTGGAGAAAGATACAGCCCTATTAAACTAACTTTTGCAGAAAATAAAGCTGTCGTAAATGATTTCTATAATGAGAATTTTGCCAAAGAAGCCGGAATTCAGAAAGGTGATGTGATTACAGAAATCAATGGAGAAACTGTAGAAAATATTATCAAAAACAGGTTAAAATATACGCCTGCTTCAAATTATCCGACTCAATTAAGAAACATTTCTTACAATCTTTTAAACAGTAACTCTGAGACCATTAACATTAAATTTTCAAGAAATGGAAAAACAGAAGAAAAAACTATTAAAACCTACACCGGTCCCGAGCTAAAATACACGAAAGAGAAAAAAGAATTTTTCAACATGCTCGACAATAATGTTGCCTATTTTTATATGGGAAGTGTAAAAGCCGAGGAACTTCCTGCTGTCTTTGAAAAAATAAAAGACACAAAGGGTTTGGTGATTGATTTTAGAAGCTATCCATCAGATTTTGTTACCGTAAAAATGGGGAAACTTTTAAAACCTGAGACAACAGAATTTGTTAAGTTTTCAAATACAAACAATACTCAACCGGGGCTTTTTACTTTTACACCAAGTTTGAAAATTCCAGGATCCGGTAAAAATTCTTACCAAGGAAAAATTGCCATACTCATCAATGAAACTACTCAAAGTAGTGCAGAATACCATACGATGGCATTCAGAACGGCTCCAAGTTCAAAAGTTTTTGGTTCACAGACAGCAGGAGCAGACGGCAACGTTTCAGACTTCGTTCTGCCTGGAAATATTTCGACAATGATTAGTGGAATCGGAGTTTACTATCCAGACGGAAAAGAAACCCAAAGAATAGGAATTATTCCTGATGTAGAAGTAAAACCTACCATAGACGGAATCAAAAACAACAAAGACGAAGTTTTGGAAAAAGCAATCAATTGGATTAATAATTAAATGTATCAAAAAAAATATTTAGATTTGTATATTCATTAGAAAAATAAATTTTATGAAAAAGATTATTATCACAACTTTGATTTTCAGCATATCTATGCTTGCAAACACATTATTTGCACAGCAGGTTTCTAGAATACAAAGACAAGCCATACAGTCAGATAATATAGAGAAATTTACTGCAGTTTTTCCAAAAGCTGACTTTGATAAG contains:
- a CDS encoding S41 family peptidase, translated to MKKYLILVLLILGLNSFAQQKIENLNFENFENDLPSQWATFGGSTAKISADAKEKQEGKTSVLFDAKENSGFKALMYTLPENYAGKKITLSGYIKTENISDGFAGLWLRIDPEIAFDNMEKVNLKGTNDWKKYEVTVDMSPENTKKIVFGALLSGIGKMWVDNLKITIDGKDIRDAKIFEKKLTKIDLDKEFDLGSKISNINLDNENVDYLTKLGLIWGYLKYYHPSVAEGNHNWDYELFRIYEKTKSVSSNQRDEIILQWIKNLGKYQIAKNSEPKNVKFKPDLDWITNSGFSKELSEELLKLKEAKRPQANYYVDFFRQVGNPDFKNENPYQKMNYPDEGFRLLSLYRYWNMIQYYFPYKNLIEEDWKNVLKEFVPKFINAKDETEYTLASLEIIARIHDTHAGVWGNNKVLTKYFGERYSPIKLTFAENKAVVNDFYNENFAKEAGIQKGDVITEINGETVENIIKNRLKYTPASNYPTQLRNISYNLLNSNSETINIKFSRNGKTEEKTIKTYTGPELKYTKEKKEFFNMLDNNVAYFYMGSVKAEELPAVFEKIKDTKGLVIDFRSYPSDFVTVKMGKLLKPETTEFVKFSNTNNTQPGLFTFTPSLKIPGSGKNSYQGKIAILINETTQSSAEYHTMAFRTAPSSKVFGSQTAGADGNVSDFVLPGNISTMISGIGVYYPDGKETQRIGIIPDVEVKPTIDGIKNNKDEVLEKAINWINN